The Pyrus communis chromosome 8, drPyrComm1.1, whole genome shotgun sequence region TAGTTACTGCCTTCGATGAAACTctattcaaaacatggtttgcCATTTTTAAAGCTTCACCCCATAGGAATTGTGGAAGGTTTGAGTGACTCATCATGCTCCTAACCATTTCCATAAGAATCTTATTTCTTCTTTCCGCCACACCATTTTTTTGTGGTGTACCAGGATTCATGTATTCCATTTTGTTCCAAAAATAACGCCAAGGGTCCCTTAGCCTGACCTGTTTCAGTATACCTACCATAATATTCTCCTCCTCTATCGGACCTTAACACTTTAATGGAGAAATCCAATTGATTCTCAACTTCAGTTTTAAagattttaaaacaatttagaaCAGAAGATTTTTCGGAGATTAAATAAAGATAAGTATACagtgaaaaatcatcaataaaggtTACAAAATAAACATTACCACAAAGAGTCCTTATGGAAAAAGGTCCACAAGCATCCGAATGGATGATTTCCAAAGGTTTCAAACTCCTTGTCGAATTCTTCTTCCTTGTATTGGTTAATTTTCCCTTAAAACAATTGACACAATTGACTAGGTCATTGAAATCCAAGTTTGGTAAAATCCCTTCTTTTATTAACCGTTCCATTCTTGCCCTAGAAATGTGacctagtgataggagcatatttatgcgacttaaatggcttgttctcgtacatttacgttatgtttctttagttattttagtactttaagctattttcgtgtgtttgtaggtccaaagggctaaaggagcaaaaagatgcattttggagacttttggagcacttttgggctaaggacggatagcttatgcttgaagccaaagtgttggacgaaattgaagacctaattggagccaaagtgttggaaccttgttctctttagttttaggacatttaaacctttcctaatcccaatcatgccatgcataacacacatccattctaacacattgtcattgcacatgcatttccttcattagttaacccacatgcacttatcacttatcatcaccacatatcatatcacttaatcacttatcacttatcatcaccacttaaccacttatcatatcataaccacatatcatatcacttatcacttatcacttaacataacatccacctacttcacctacaacatccacttcacctacaacatccacctacttcacctacaacatccacccacttcacctacaacatccacctacttcacctacaacatccacttcacctacaacatccacctacttcacctacaacatccacctacttcacctacaacatccacttcacctacaacatccacctacttcacctacaacatccacctacttcacctacaaatgacatagccatatgttccctccactactcctataaatacccttgcattcattcattcaattcacatctcattccatttcacaacacaacacccctcaaacacttccttagaatccaaaccatctttccatttccaccattcctcatccatttccataattccccaaacctcaccttagatcttgtgctacaacaacgaggaagataagagggcctaaacgttcatacaattcaagtttgagttgttggaatgtttaggtgattctttgatttcaatgtttcattttaattctctttgttttgtgcgtatgaggaatggaagagaagagtgcctaaacgttcatacaattcaagtttgagttgttggaatgtttaggcgtttctttgatttcaaagatatgaggaaataaaaccccctttagctagggggtgattcgaaactatgtttatatttgcaatatgaattgattaactttcgttggaatttcataagttgttgattcaatttgtttaaccgtttgattgataacttatttatgtatgtttattaagaatgcgcgcttaattttcatgcatgaatatgacgctagaatataagtgaatttcacctaatcgttatgaacttatattcacaagtagtggaggttgcttataaacaatcgcgttaaacgaattcttggcataagtttcatgcgtattccatagtaacgaatgcctcgtcaacacttatagttttcatgttgcttaatgatctttgattgtatctttattgtgctgttcacgtaaaggacttttggagaatgttgtgaattgcgttgcgctaacccatccaattcattaacttaaggaaaacttgacggttaatttaagcggacctaattaacccggagtgttgagtttcataatttatcgaaagaccaactgagaatcaatcttgtatgcaagtgtaacatgtgtggagaagaaccccttggctattccatcatccatattttcatcacatttatatttacgttttgcctttaattacaatttgtgcaatttagctaatttcgtcaaatcaaaccccccctttactttcctgttctttagtgcttagaatctgtttagtttatgttttaaagtatttttttgttttttggtttgtcttagtgttttaaactttaattttgcattctttgagtctagtttagtgttttaaactttattttacgtttttgagtcagtttccaagagatttgcaatccctcctaatccccggtccagaacgatccctacttatacttatactacaaatcgacaaaaagagggtttaatttgtgcgcgtataaatctcgcatcacctaGCTACGGTGCCAAAGCATGGAAGAATTCTCATTCAAAATCAATCTTTTAGTTGCCAATGTTGAAATCACATTTAGGCAATCCTTATCATTTGAAATTGAGCAAAACAAACGCCATAAATCAtgcattaagaaaaaaattccaAGTATTTCACTTGgattatttttcataaaaatccTTATACTTTCAATGTCGCTACTATAAGCAAATCTGGATTTTACAAGTTGAGAAGCAGAAATTAAATTCCTTCTTAAAGAAGGTACATAGAGAACATCACTTAATTCTAAAATAAAACCACTTGAAAGCTTTAGCTTGAGGTTGCCTATGCTTCCACTGCTACTTTATTTCCATTGCCAACATAAACTTGAAAATCTGCACTTCTTTTTGTTGTAGATCCTCTTGTGAACCCTTGCAATGAATTGGTGATATGAACCGAACAACTAGTGTCAAACCACCAAGAATTTGGAGGAACTTCAacaagattagtttcaaaacaaacaaaaatttcaacaaaatttgtacctttcttatttttccaaatCTTCCGTTTTTCACAATCCTTTTTCTTGTGCCCATACTTTTTGCAAAAATAGCACTTAACATTGTCAATGTAATCCATGTGTGTCATGGGGCCCCTAGAGGAGGATGCAATGGCAGAATTGAAACTAAGGTCTGGGTTAGGAACCTTACCATGATTATAAGCCATTCTCTTACCCTTGTCAACATGCACCATATTAACAGTGTGAAAGACTTCCTCCTTTTTGATTCTTGCTTCTTCTTGTGCACAAATCGtgatcaagtcatccaatgcCCATGTCTCTTTCTGAGTATTTTAGGAGATCTTCAGTTGGTTAAACTTTGGAGGCAACGAATTCAAGGCCATGTGGACTATGAATGCATCGCCAATGGGAACATCCAATTCTCTGAGTTTGGCAATAGTCTCAATAAGTTTAAGAATGTACTCTCTCACACTCTCATTCTCATCAAGTTTCAGGGTTGTCAGGGTTGTCATCATATCTCCCATCTCCGCTTTCTCTGACTCTTTGAACTTCGTTCCCACATCTTCCAAGAAATCTTTTGCTTTGTCACATGTTGCGAAGCTACCCTTCACTGTATCACTCATAGTCATCTTCATCACCATCAAAGCCATTCTATTGGCCTTCTTTCATTTATCAAATTTCATCCTCTAATCAGGAGTTGAATCATCATTTAATGGTGCTAGTTCATCTTCTCTCAAGGCCAAATCAAGGTCCATTAGCCCTAGCACGATCTCAACATCTTCTCTCCACTTTTTGTAATTTCCTCCACTCAAGGGTTCAATGGAAGAT contains the following coding sequences:
- the LOC137743047 gene encoding uncharacterized protein, with product MALMVMKMTMSDTVKGSFATCDKAKDFLEDVGTKFKESEKAEMGDMMTTLTTLKLDENESVREYILKLIETIAKLRELDVPIGDAFIVHMALNSLPPKFNQLKIS